Proteins from one Terriglobia bacterium genomic window:
- the tolQ gene encoding protein TolQ — MIKISLIAMFIGEEIFSMVQQTGIVAKVVLLILFIFSLISWSIILSKWSSLKRARTQSGRFLRAFRRAARLQDVAAISDQFKPSPLVPVFENAYDEYRRQGDGNVAAVQRAAQIASSEELSRLERRLPLLATTGNVTPFIGLFGTVWGIMDAFHGLGDAGAATLRAVAPGISEALITTAAGLFAAIPAVIAYNQFTHSIREFGARMDDFSLEILNLIERTTGIPTGVR, encoded by the coding sequence ATGATTAAGATTTCCTTGATTGCGATGTTTATTGGCGAGGAGATTTTCTCCATGGTGCAGCAAACCGGCATTGTGGCGAAGGTGGTTCTCCTTATTCTGTTCATTTTCAGTTTGATTTCCTGGTCCATCATTTTGTCCAAGTGGTCGTCCTTGAAACGCGCACGCACGCAAAGCGGGCGCTTTCTGCGAGCGTTCCGGCGCGCGGCGCGGTTGCAGGACGTGGCCGCCATCTCTGACCAGTTCAAGCCCAGCCCGCTGGTGCCGGTGTTTGAAAACGCGTATGACGAGTATCGCCGCCAGGGTGACGGCAACGTGGCCGCGGTGCAGCGCGCGGCGCAGATCGCCTCGTCGGAAGAGCTTTCCCGCCTGGAGCGCAGACTTCCCCTGCTGGCGACCACCGGCAACGTAACGCCGTTCATCGGACTGTTCGGCACGGTGTGGGGCATCATGGACGCCTTTCACGGCCTGGGCGATGCCGGCGCGGCCACGCTGCGCGCCGTCGCTCCGGGCATCTCAGAAGCGCTGATCACCACGGCGGCAGGCCTTTTCGCGGCCATCCCGGCGGTGATCGCCTACAACCAGTTCACCCACTCCATCCGCGAGTTTGGCGCGCGCATGGACGATTTTTCCCTGGAGATCCTGAACCTCATCGAACGAACCACGGGTATCCCCACGGGGGTGCGCTGA
- a CDS encoding TonB C-terminal domain-containing protein, which produces MSYVRANLFMERERWKEPLVYSFIFHVVLTGAMALTAYVFGPHSSSNWGINNGEAVDATLVSASALPIPHVEETNNIVANESKGVTETPPQPKPVETEDGISIAGKVKPQPPKPKPVVTAAVHPPRAMPTPDTAVPYGEGGPVSGPYGAFSAPHTQGGFSFQNADFGTRFAYYVQRVNQTVSRNWFKPDLEAPHRAYVVFDIMRDGSPANVRVTQSSGVPSLDQLAQRAVQRSDFGPLPPEYTGSKVSVEFWFDYKK; this is translated from the coding sequence ATGAGCTACGTTCGGGCCAACCTGTTCATGGAGCGGGAGCGGTGGAAAGAACCGCTGGTCTATTCCTTTATCTTTCACGTGGTGCTGACCGGCGCCATGGCGCTTACCGCCTACGTTTTTGGGCCGCACAGCTCCAGCAATTGGGGCATCAACAACGGTGAAGCCGTGGACGCCACGCTGGTGAGCGCGTCCGCCTTGCCGATTCCGCACGTGGAAGAAACCAACAACATTGTGGCCAACGAATCCAAGGGCGTGACCGAAACCCCGCCGCAGCCCAAGCCGGTGGAAACCGAAGACGGCATCTCCATCGCAGGAAAGGTGAAGCCGCAGCCGCCCAAACCTAAGCCGGTGGTCACGGCGGCGGTCCATCCGCCGCGCGCCATGCCTACGCCGGACACGGCGGTGCCCTACGGTGAAGGCGGGCCGGTGAGCGGGCCGTACGGAGCTTTCAGCGCGCCGCATACCCAAGGCGGCTTCAGCTTTCAGAATGCCGACTTCGGCACGCGCTTTGCTTATTACGTCCAGCGCGTGAACCAGACGGTTTCGCGCAACTGGTTCAAGCCGGACCTGGAGGCCCCGCACCGGGCCTATGTGGTGTTTGACATCATGCGTGACGGGTCGCCGGCCAACGTGCGCGTTACGCAATCCAGCGGCGTGCCGTCGCTCGACCAGCTGGCGCAGCGCGCCGTCCAGCGCAGTGATTTTGGACCGTTGCCGCCGGAATACACCGGCAGCAAAGTGTCCGTGGAATTCTGGTTCGATTACAAAAAGTAA
- a CDS encoding translocation protein TolB, translating to MLSTAARLALLLVLVLLSLSQANAQDWIRTGTNRGAPIRMAVPDFKAASADPQTQPLNTVFNQVLWDDLDNAGIFEMVAKSFYPAGTPGYPNDLKLDAWGNPPPNAAMVAFGNLGVSGGKLNVQGWLFDVKNPASPQVLGQQYSEDATADKARDIAHRFANEIITRLGGVPGVAQSRIYFISNRTGHKEVWSMEYDGASQQQVSKLGTIALSPRVSPDGSRLAFSGLSKDSWQIMMYSFDLGRLVSFPRFPGGNYSPAWTSDGTKIAFASSMGTGASEIYIADASGAGPKRLTTGKTDISPVFNPKTNAQIAFVSGRTGLPQIYVTDADGSNVQRVTDQGYAVSPSWSPNGLLLAFSWIRKYGPGAPGGQDIYLMDIASRQIVQLTHDGGRNDFPSWSPDGRHIVFESTRNGSEQIWSVLADGTHLQQLTRTGRNSQPNWSYR from the coding sequence ATGTTGAGCACGGCGGCCCGCCTGGCGCTTCTCTTAGTCCTGGTACTTTTGTCTCTCAGCCAGGCGAACGCGCAGGACTGGATCCGCACCGGCACCAACCGCGGCGCGCCCATCCGCATGGCGGTGCCGGACTTCAAAGCCGCCAGCGCCGATCCGCAGACGCAGCCGCTGAACACGGTCTTCAACCAGGTCCTGTGGGACGACCTGGATAACGCCGGCATCTTCGAAATGGTGGCCAAGAGTTTCTATCCGGCGGGCACGCCGGGATACCCCAATGACCTAAAGCTGGACGCCTGGGGCAATCCTCCGCCGAACGCTGCCATGGTGGCTTTTGGCAACCTGGGCGTGAGCGGCGGAAAGTTGAACGTCCAAGGCTGGCTGTTTGACGTAAAGAACCCCGCGTCACCGCAGGTGCTGGGCCAGCAATACAGCGAAGACGCGACCGCCGACAAGGCGCGGGACATCGCCCACCGCTTTGCCAATGAGATCATCACCCGCCTGGGCGGGGTGCCGGGCGTGGCGCAGAGCAGGATCTACTTCATCAGCAACCGTACCGGCCACAAAGAAGTGTGGTCCATGGAATATGACGGCGCCAGCCAGCAGCAAGTGAGCAAGCTGGGCACCATCGCGCTCTCGCCGCGGGTGTCACCCGACGGTTCGCGCCTGGCTTTCAGCGGCCTGAGCAAAGATTCCTGGCAGATCATGATGTACTCGTTTGATCTGGGGCGGCTGGTCAGCTTCCCGCGCTTCCCGGGCGGCAATTATTCCCCCGCTTGGACTTCTGACGGGACTAAAATTGCCTTTGCTTCCTCCATGGGCACGGGGGCTTCCGAGATCTACATTGCTGACGCATCGGGCGCAGGTCCCAAACGGTTGACTACCGGGAAAACCGACATCTCTCCCGTCTTCAACCCCAAGACCAACGCGCAGATTGCCTTCGTCAGCGGGCGCACGGGCCTGCCCCAGATTTACGTGACGGACGCGGACGGCAGTAACGTGCAGCGCGTGACCGACCAGGGATATGCTGTCTCGCCCTCGTGGTCGCCCAACGGGTTGCTGCTGGCTTTTTCCTGGATCCGCAAGTACGGTCCGGGCGCGCCCGGCGGGCAGGACATTTATCTCATGGATATCGCATCACGACAGATCGTACAATTGACCCACGATGGCGGACGGAATGATTTTCCTTCGTGGTCGCCGGACGGCCGCCATATTGTGTTTGAGTCAACCCGCAATGGCAGTGAACAGATCTGGAGCGTGCTGGCCGACGGCACTCATCTGCAGCAGCTGACGCGGACGGGGCGCAACAGCCAGCCTAACTGGAGTTATAGGTAG
- a CDS encoding phage Gp37/Gp68 family protein yields MADRSKIEWTDATWNPVRGCTKISPGCKHCYAETFAERFRGVAGHPYEHGFDPRLVPDKLSEPFRWPTPRMVFVNSMSDLFHDFVPDGYIESVAKVMTTARWHTYQVLTKRADRLQRLLSGRLRFAGDARNVWWGVSVENKKHGLPRIEFLRNSPAQVRFLSIEPLLEDLGSLDLSGIQWVIVGGESGHGARPMKREWVINILGHCREQGVKFFFKQWGGVHKSKTGRLLNGRTYDEFPETARYPIPQRDVRRQWADETSAQDELQLEAVI; encoded by the coding sequence GTGGCTGATCGCTCAAAAATCGAATGGACTGATGCAACTTGGAACCCCGTGCGTGGTTGCACCAAGATCAGCCCAGGCTGCAAGCACTGCTACGCAGAAACGTTTGCGGAGCGGTTCCGTGGTGTCGCTGGCCACCCCTATGAACACGGGTTCGACCCACGGTTGGTTCCCGACAAACTCAGCGAACCCTTCAGATGGCCCACTCCGCGCATGGTATTTGTCAATTCCATGAGTGATCTTTTTCACGACTTCGTTCCAGATGGCTACATCGAAAGTGTGGCTAAAGTCATGACCACGGCGAGGTGGCACACCTATCAGGTTCTGACGAAACGTGCGGACCGGTTGCAAAGACTCTTATCAGGCAGGCTGCGTTTTGCAGGTGACGCAAGAAACGTCTGGTGGGGCGTCAGCGTCGAGAATAAGAAGCACGGCCTGCCGCGCATTGAGTTTCTGCGTAATAGCCCGGCACAAGTGCGGTTCTTGTCGATTGAGCCTCTCCTTGAAGATTTAGGCTCCTTGGATCTTTCCGGGATTCAATGGGTGATCGTAGGCGGCGAGAGCGGCCACGGAGCCAGACCCATGAAGCGCGAGTGGGTTATTAACATCTTGGGGCACTGTCGTGAACAAGGAGTCAAATTCTTTTTCAAACAATGGGGTGGAGTCCATAAGAGCAAGACCGGACGATTACTCAATGGTCGCACTTATGACGAGTTTCCTGAAACAGCCCGTTATCCCATTCCCCAGCGAGACGTGCGACGGCAGTGGGCTGATGAGACAAGCGCTCAAGACGAACTTCAATTGGAAGCTGTTATCTAA
- a CDS encoding tetratricopeptide repeat protein produces the protein MQKHRIAVLTAALIFVACTARPAAAQNTKSQLIQIQTQLQIMQDSMTKMQQSFDERMGVMKEMVTTQTDNVNKMGIAVQNLQKTLGTQTTDASTKVDQISGQIQALHDSVDELKARMAKLSKQLDDIQAGQHSIPTPGTGSPGGSPTGPGAASQAPPADQLYNDALRDYNAGKNELASQEFAQYLQFYGNTDLAGNAQFYLGEVQYRQGNLNGAVQSYNKVLDQYPGGNKAAAAQLKKGYALLDLGQKSEGIVELRSLIARYPKSPEASQAKDRLAKLGVASAAPKSSRPSPSHH, from the coding sequence ATGCAGAAACACAGAATCGCTGTTCTGACCGCCGCGCTGATCTTCGTCGCCTGCACGGCACGGCCCGCAGCCGCGCAGAACACCAAGTCGCAGCTTATCCAGATCCAGACCCAGCTCCAGATCATGCAGGACAGCATGACCAAGATGCAGCAGTCGTTTGACGAGCGCATGGGCGTGATGAAAGAGATGGTCACCACGCAGACTGACAACGTCAACAAAATGGGCATCGCCGTACAGAACCTGCAAAAGACCCTGGGCACGCAGACCACCGACGCTTCCACCAAGGTGGACCAGATTTCCGGCCAGATCCAGGCGCTGCATGATTCGGTGGACGAACTGAAAGCGCGCATGGCCAAGCTGAGCAAACAACTGGATGACATCCAGGCTGGCCAGCACAGCATTCCGACTCCGGGGACGGGCTCTCCCGGCGGATCTCCGACCGGCCCCGGAGCGGCCAGCCAGGCGCCGCCGGCCGACCAGCTCTACAATGACGCGCTACGCGACTACAACGCCGGCAAGAACGAGCTCGCGAGCCAGGAGTTTGCGCAGTATCTGCAGTTCTACGGCAACACCGACCTGGCCGGCAACGCGCAGTTTTACCTGGGCGAAGTGCAATACCGCCAGGGTAACTTGAATGGCGCGGTGCAGTCGTATAACAAAGTGCTGGACCAGTATCCCGGCGGGAACAAGGCCGCCGCAGCGCAGCTGAAGAAAGGTTACGCGCTGCTGGACCTGGGACAGAAGAGTGAAGGAATCGTCGAGTTGCGCAGCCTGATCGCGCGTTATCCCAAGAGTCCGGAAGCCTCGCAGGCCAAAGACCGTCTTGCCAAGCTGGGGGTCGCCAGCGCGGCTCCCAAGTCCAGCCGCCCTTCACCCAGCCATCACTGA
- a CDS encoding three-Cys-motif partner protein TcmP, giving the protein MVRPRKPLKFDEIGDWSELKLEILRKYAGAYTKIVTSKGLHPVYIDGFAGAGQHISEQTRELVPGSPLNALNVEPPFEEFHLVDLKEERVDNLRKLTSDKKNVYIYSGDSNELLVSEIFPKVRFEAYKRAICLLDPYGLHLDWRVLKSAAETKTIETFLNFPVMDMNMNVLFWRPENATEENIARMNAFWGDESWRAAAYKEEATLFGPQDEKQPNEAIVAAFRMRLKEVAGFKFVPDPAPMRNSRNAVVYYLFFAAQQQPADKIVSQILDRYRKQGKIRG; this is encoded by the coding sequence ATGGTACGACCACGAAAACCTCTGAAGTTCGACGAAATTGGTGACTGGTCAGAGCTAAAACTAGAGATTCTACGGAAATATGCAGGCGCATATACAAAGATCGTGACTAGTAAGGGCCTCCACCCAGTCTACATTGACGGATTTGCAGGTGCGGGACAACATATTTCGGAGCAGACCAGAGAATTAGTACCCGGGAGCCCATTGAACGCTCTGAATGTCGAGCCGCCATTCGAGGAGTTTCACCTTGTCGACCTAAAAGAGGAACGGGTGGACAATCTCCGAAAGCTCACTTCTGACAAGAAGAACGTTTACATTTACAGCGGTGATTCCAACGAATTGCTGGTGTCCGAAATTTTCCCTAAAGTCCGCTTTGAAGCGTACAAGAGAGCGATTTGCCTCCTTGATCCATACGGCCTACATCTGGACTGGAGAGTGTTAAAGAGTGCCGCTGAGACTAAGACCATCGAGACATTTCTGAACTTTCCAGTCATGGACATGAACATGAATGTCCTGTTCTGGCGCCCCGAGAACGCCACAGAAGAAAACATCGCGCGCATGAACGCTTTCTGGGGTGATGAGTCGTGGCGAGCGGCAGCATACAAGGAGGAGGCGACGCTATTCGGGCCGCAGGATGAGAAGCAACCGAACGAAGCGATTGTGGCGGCCTTTCGGATGCGACTGAAGGAAGTCGCTGGTTTCAAGTTTGTGCCTGATCCTGCTCCAATGCGCAATTCACGAAATGCAGTTGTGTACTATCTCTTTTTTGCAGCGCAGCAGCAGCCGGCAGATAAGATAGTGAGCCAGATTCTTGATCGTTATCGGAAACAAGGAAAAATACGTGGCTGA
- a CDS encoding biopolymer transporter ExbD yields MAFTAKNGRTQTSLSDINITPLVDVVLVLLIIFMVTAPVLQSGIEVNVPKTKVVKQISEERVVISITKGQEVYVNNDHVKLDELGAALHQKIRDPRGQSVYVRADQDVAFGAFATVMSTVKSAGITNISIVTEPIQISKNK; encoded by the coding sequence ATGGCCTTTACCGCCAAAAACGGCAGGACGCAGACCTCGCTGTCCGATATCAACATCACGCCGCTGGTGGACGTGGTGCTGGTGCTGCTGATCATTTTTATGGTCACCGCGCCGGTGTTGCAGTCGGGGATTGAAGTCAACGTTCCCAAGACCAAGGTGGTCAAGCAGATTTCCGAGGAGCGCGTGGTCATCAGCATCACCAAGGGCCAGGAAGTTTACGTGAACAACGACCACGTGAAGCTGGATGAACTGGGCGCAGCGTTGCACCAGAAGATCCGCGACCCGCGCGGGCAGTCGGTTTACGTGCGCGCGGACCAGGACGTGGCTTTCGGCGCCTTTGCCACGGTCATGAGCACGGTGAAGTCGGCGGGCATCACCAATATCAGCATCGTTACGGAACCCATCCAGATCAGCAAGAACAAATAG
- a CDS encoding OmpA family protein, whose amino-acid sequence MSFGGHEVNYLKRSWLLVLGVLALTLVVNGCKPKPKPVTPEPPKPVTATLSANPSSIQRGQSATLSWSTQNADEVSLDGNKVDANGSQSVSPTDTTTYHLHAKGAGGAQDASATVNVTAPPTPTPTPRPTPPPITDEQLFAQNVQDIYFDYDKSDLRPESQAALTRTAEFLKAHIGWRVQIEGNCDERGSTEYNLALGERRADSARQFLIRAGIGGDALKTISYGKEQQVCHESNEDCWQRNRHDHFVLIAH is encoded by the coding sequence ATGAGTTTTGGAGGACATGAGGTGAACTACTTGAAGAGGTCCTGGTTGTTAGTCCTGGGGGTACTGGCTCTGACGTTGGTGGTCAACGGCTGCAAACCAAAGCCGAAGCCAGTAACGCCGGAACCGCCTAAACCCGTAACCGCTACACTTTCCGCTAATCCCAGTTCCATTCAACGCGGCCAGTCGGCCACGCTGAGCTGGAGCACACAAAATGCAGACGAAGTGAGCCTGGACGGCAATAAAGTTGACGCCAACGGCTCACAGTCCGTCTCACCCACAGACACCACCACGTACCATCTGCACGCCAAAGGCGCAGGTGGAGCCCAGGATGCCAGCGCGACCGTGAACGTGACCGCGCCGCCAACTCCAACGCCAACACCGCGGCCGACGCCGCCGCCGATTACCGACGAGCAGCTCTTCGCGCAGAACGTCCAGGACATCTATTTCGACTATGACAAGTCCGACCTTCGCCCTGAATCGCAGGCCGCGCTGACCCGCACCGCCGAGTTCCTCAAAGCGCACATCGGCTGGAGAGTCCAGATTGAGGGCAACTGCGATGAACGCGGCTCCACCGAATACAACCTGGCGCTGGGCGAACGCCGCGCTGATTCGGCACGGCAGTTCCTGATCCGCGCCGGCATTGGCGGCGACGCGCTCAAGACCATCAGCTACGGCAAAGAACAGCAAGTCTGCCATGAGTCCAACGAGGATTGCTGGCAGCGGAACCGGCACGACCACTTCGTGCTGATCGCACACTAA